A single Glycine soja cultivar W05 chromosome 14, ASM419377v2, whole genome shotgun sequence DNA region contains:
- the LOC114383693 gene encoding uncharacterized protein LOC114383693, producing the protein MVIPPPVRPPRITQFLKPYVLKMNFTNKYVSAQVIHSPTATVASSASSQEKALRSCLETSRDVAAAAKIGKILAERLLLKNIPAVSVHLKREQKYHGKVKAVIDSLREAGVKLL; encoded by the coding sequence ATGGTTATCCCACCCCCTGTAAGGCCTCCCAGGATCACACAATTTCTCAAACCTTATGTTCTGAAGATGAATTTTACCAATAAGTATGTGAGTGCCCAGGTGATTCACAGCCCAACTGCTACTGTAGCCTCTTCTGCAAGCTCGCAGGAGAAAGCGTTGAGATCATGCTTGGAAACTAGTCGCGATGTGGCTGCAGCTGCAAAGATTGGGAAGATACTAGCAGAACGCCTTTTGCTTAAGAACATTCCTGCTGTTTCTGTTCACTTGAAGAGAGAGCAGAAGTATCATGGTAAGGTTAAAGCGGTTATTGATTCTCTCAGGGAAGCTGGTGTTAAGCTGCTTTGA